In one Vulgatibacter incomptus genomic region, the following are encoded:
- a CDS encoding RidA family protein — translation MARDVIHSDQAPKAIGPYSQAIRVDAGKMVFCSGQIPLDPATGELVKGDIVEQTQRVMENLRAVLAASGAGFEHVVRCNIFLADLNDFAKVNETYGRYFTANPPSRATVQVARLPRDSRVEIDCIAVI, via the coding sequence ATGGCGCGCGACGTGATCCACTCCGACCAGGCACCCAAGGCGATCGGCCCCTATTCGCAGGCGATCCGAGTCGACGCCGGCAAGATGGTCTTCTGCTCCGGGCAGATCCCCCTCGACCCGGCGACCGGCGAGCTAGTGAAGGGCGACATCGTCGAGCAGACCCAGCGGGTGATGGAGAACCTCCGCGCCGTCCTGGCCGCCTCTGGCGCGGGCTTCGAGCACGTGGTCCGCTGCAACATCTTCCTCGCGGACCTCAATGATTTCGCCAAGGTGAACGAGACCTACGGCCGCTACTTCACCGCGAACCCGCCCTCCCGGGCGACCGTTCAGGTGGCGCGCCTCCCCCGCGACTCGCGCGTCGAGATCGACTGCATCGCGGTAATTTGA
- a CDS encoding KamA family radical SAM protein, with protein sequence MGSILGAREARRPPLTVPPRGRAEPRPWRELFPDATEAEWNDWRWQARRSIRTLEELERFVSLTEDERAGVVETASIFKLAITPYYLTLIDPEHPFCPVRRQAIPSSAEARVAPGELADPLGEDLHRPVTSIVHKYPDRVLLLALDRCSVYCRHCTRRRITGQPETEIDRSTIAEAVDYLHAHPEVRDVLISGGDPFLLATSRLDELLGAIRAVPHVQMIRIGTRVPVCTPMRVDDELCRVLRKHAPVFVVTHFNHPKELTADSGAACERLVDHGVPVENQAVLMRRINSDARILTDLSHRLLERRVRPYYLHQMDVAEGLEHLRTPIRTGVDILEKMRGWTTGLAIPHLAVDLPGGGGKVTLSPQYAVEFTERETTFRNYRGERYRYPEPVEQDVSCPYDEVFYSGS encoded by the coding sequence CTGGGGAGTATCCTCGGGGCGCGCGAGGCCCGCCGCCCGCCACTCACCGTTCCCCCGAGGGGACGCGCCGAGCCCCGGCCGTGGCGCGAGCTCTTTCCCGACGCCACCGAGGCGGAGTGGAACGACTGGCGCTGGCAGGCGCGCCGCTCCATCCGAACGCTGGAGGAGCTCGAGCGCTTCGTCTCCCTCACGGAGGACGAGCGGGCGGGCGTCGTCGAGACCGCCTCGATCTTCAAGCTCGCGATCACGCCGTACTACCTGACCCTGATCGATCCCGAGCACCCCTTCTGCCCGGTGCGCCGGCAGGCGATCCCGTCGAGCGCCGAGGCCAGGGTCGCGCCGGGCGAGCTCGCGGATCCGCTGGGGGAGGATCTCCACCGGCCGGTGACGAGCATCGTCCACAAGTATCCCGACCGCGTGCTCCTCCTCGCGCTCGACCGCTGCTCGGTCTACTGCCGCCACTGCACCCGGCGCCGGATCACCGGCCAGCCAGAGACGGAGATCGACCGCTCCACCATCGCCGAGGCGGTCGACTACCTCCACGCGCACCCGGAGGTGCGCGACGTGCTGATCTCCGGGGGGGATCCCTTCCTCCTCGCGACTTCGCGCCTCGACGAGCTGCTCGGCGCGATCCGTGCCGTCCCCCACGTGCAGATGATCCGCATCGGCACCCGCGTCCCCGTGTGCACGCCGATGCGCGTGGACGACGAGCTCTGCCGGGTGCTCCGCAAGCACGCGCCGGTCTTCGTCGTCACCCACTTCAACCACCCGAAGGAGCTCACGGCCGACTCGGGTGCAGCCTGCGAGCGGCTGGTCGACCACGGTGTGCCAGTGGAGAACCAGGCGGTGCTCATGCGCCGGATCAACTCCGACGCCCGGATCCTCACCGACCTCTCCCACCGCCTCCTGGAGCGACGGGTGCGCCCCTACTACCTCCACCAGATGGACGTGGCGGAGGGCCTCGAGCACCTGCGTACGCCGATCCGCACCGGCGTGGACATCCTCGAGAAGATGCGCGGCTGGACCACCGGCCTCGCGATCCCGCACCTGGCGGTCGACCTGCCCGGCGGCGGCGGCAAGGTCACGCTCTCGCCGCAGTACGCCGTCGAGTTCACCGAGCGCGAGACGACGTTCCGCAATTACCGCGGCGAGCGCTACCGCTACCCGGAGCCGGTCGAGCAGGACGTCTCCTGCCCCTACGACGAGGTCTTCTACTCGGGGTCGTAG
- a CDS encoding alpha/beta hydrolase gives MLVAAALAALSFGAGCGDDERAGGSGTAGAGGGTAGAGGSDDPGGSGGDGGSAGQDGGQGGAGGQGGEGGGGQPDVTWTSCNRQGLPLLCTTLEVPLDWSRPEGQRIPYFVQKATTTKSPKLGQIWLLVGGPGYSGDGILGGAQWFTSLGFDVYVPDYRGTGRSAPLGCDGESASSTSQRCLAELAQIWGDDLASFSTTGAALDLGKTIERFREPGGKVFVFGASYGTYLANRYMNLFPERADGVVLAGICPPTGCSVRADRTIDLVARDTFAACSSDAFCTSKLGSDPWQTLEAVYEKLRHGHCSALAGAQSDVALSGILGGTLGERSLAPVALAAAYRADRCDPKDVTALKALGRQVAPWIFGLTTSNQPFSEYLYMHIVMSEFFDGITPDDLRDEAARLTVAPGYEESMARARENWPWPLYETPSELKRWAPVSTPMLMINGTLDSATPIVDLAGIEEAFPGATQTFVRVPNEGHGAFQQSCPLAIVADFVQDPSAPLDLGCLSALETLDLRGSSDLARQAFGTGDLWENTAQAAMAEGPAESMEEPTDPGLLRAIENARSAIRPRW, from the coding sequence ATGTTGGTCGCTGCAGCCTTGGCTGCGCTGTCCTTCGGCGCCGGATGCGGCGACGACGAGCGCGCCGGCGGCTCGGGGACGGCTGGCGCTGGGGGCGGGACCGCTGGCGCCGGCGGATCGGATGATCCGGGTGGCTCCGGTGGCGATGGGGGCAGCGCCGGTCAGGACGGAGGGCAGGGCGGAGCGGGCGGACAGGGTGGCGAAGGCGGAGGCGGCCAGCCAGACGTGACCTGGACCTCCTGCAACCGCCAGGGGCTCCCGCTGCTCTGCACGACGCTCGAGGTTCCCCTCGACTGGTCGCGGCCCGAAGGGCAGCGGATCCCGTACTTCGTCCAGAAGGCGACCACCACGAAGAGCCCCAAGCTCGGGCAGATCTGGCTGCTGGTCGGCGGCCCCGGGTACTCGGGTGACGGCATCCTCGGGGGAGCGCAGTGGTTCACGTCGCTGGGCTTCGACGTCTACGTGCCCGACTACCGCGGAACCGGTCGGTCGGCCCCGCTCGGCTGCGACGGCGAGTCCGCATCGTCGACGTCGCAGCGCTGCCTCGCCGAGCTCGCCCAGATCTGGGGCGACGACCTCGCGAGCTTCTCGACGACGGGTGCCGCCCTCGACCTCGGGAAGACGATCGAGCGCTTCCGTGAGCCCGGCGGGAAGGTCTTCGTCTTCGGCGCCTCCTACGGCACGTACCTCGCCAACCGGTACATGAACCTCTTCCCCGAGCGGGCCGATGGAGTGGTCCTCGCAGGCATCTGTCCCCCCACTGGTTGCAGCGTTCGAGCCGATCGGACCATCGACCTCGTGGCCCGGGATACCTTCGCCGCCTGCTCCTCCGACGCCTTCTGCACCTCCAAGCTCGGCTCCGACCCGTGGCAGACCCTCGAGGCGGTCTACGAGAAGCTGCGCCACGGTCACTGCTCGGCGCTCGCTGGGGCCCAGAGCGACGTGGCACTCTCGGGAATTCTTGGTGGTACCCTGGGTGAGCGATCGCTCGCGCCCGTCGCGCTGGCCGCAGCGTATCGGGCCGACCGATGCGATCCCAAGGATGTCACGGCGCTGAAGGCGCTCGGTCGCCAGGTCGCACCCTGGATCTTTGGCCTCACCACGTCGAATCAGCCGTTCTCCGAGTATCTCTACATGCACATCGTGATGTCGGAGTTCTTCGACGGGATCACGCCGGACGACCTCCGGGACGAGGCCGCCCGACTCACGGTCGCGCCCGGCTATGAGGAGTCCATGGCCCGCGCTCGCGAGAACTGGCCTTGGCCGCTGTACGAGACGCCCTCCGAGCTCAAGCGCTGGGCCCCGGTGTCGACGCCGATGCTGATGATCAACGGCACCCTGGATTCGGCGACGCCGATCGTGGACCTCGCCGGGATCGAGGAGGCCTTCCCGGGCGCCACCCAGACCTTCGTCCGGGTGCCGAACGAGGGCCACGGGGCCTTTCAGCAGAGCTGTCCTCTCGCGATCGTCGCGGACTTCGTACAGGACCCGTCTGCGCCGCTGGATCTCGGATGCCTGTCCGCCCTCGAGACCCTCGACCTTCGCGGCAGCAGCGACCTCGCGCGGCAGGCGTTCGGCACCGGCGACCTCTGGGAGAACACCGCGCAGGCCGCGATGGCCGAAGGGCCCGCCGAGTCCATGGAGGAGCCGACCGATCCGGGCCTCCTGCGGGCGATCGAGAACGCCCGGTCGGCGATTCGGCCGCGCTGGTAG
- a CDS encoding alpha/beta hydrolase, whose product MVSSFRAKFMVVAAALSALSFAAGCGDDEPAGDRGTAGSGGGSAGTGGSEEPGGDGGQGGGGAGSGGQDGGTGGSGGDHEPEVTWSACSLPGIPLVCTTLDVPLDWSRPEGARIPYFIRKSKAAKSPKLGQIWLLVGGPGHSGEDIIGVAPYFTSMGFDVYAPDYRGTGRSAPLGCEGQDASSVSKRCLTDLAQIWGDDLASFSTTGAALDLGNTIERLREPDEKVFVFGTSYGTFLANRYMNLFPERADGVILGGICPATGCSVRVDRSIDLVAQETFAACSADAFCRSKLGDDPWQTLETIYSKLRRGHCSELAGEWSDAALSAILGGTLGERSLAPVALATAYRADRCDPEDVVALKALGRQVAPWIFGLTKANQPYSEYLYLNIVMSEFFDGITPNDLRDEIDRLTVAPGYGLGYADERESWPWPLYETPSELKRWAPVSTPVLMVNGTLDSATPIADLAGIADAFSGPAQTFVRVPNEGHGAVLESCPLGIVKAFVRDPSAEPNLSCLFSLQTLDLRGSSNLARQTFGSRDLWENSVPAAMSSAPAEPAESGEEPTDPGLLRAIAKGQSAIQPRW is encoded by the coding sequence ATGGTTTCGAGTTTTCGGGCGAAGTTCATGGTCGTCGCTGCCGCGTTGTCTGCGCTCTCCTTCGCGGCTGGATGCGGCGACGACGAGCCCGCTGGCGACAGGGGTACGGCCGGCTCCGGTGGTGGCTCCGCGGGCACCGGCGGTTCGGAGGAACCGGGCGGCGACGGCGGGCAGGGCGGTGGAGGAGCCGGAAGTGGCGGTCAGGACGGGGGAACCGGTGGGTCCGGAGGAGACCATGAGCCCGAGGTGACCTGGTCCGCCTGCAGTCTTCCCGGGATCCCGCTGGTCTGCACGACCCTCGACGTTCCCCTCGACTGGTCGCGGCCCGAAGGAGCGCGAATCCCGTACTTCATCCGGAAGTCGAAGGCAGCGAAGAGCCCCAAGCTCGGGCAGATCTGGCTGCTGGTCGGCGGCCCCGGACACTCGGGAGAGGACATCATCGGCGTGGCGCCCTACTTCACGTCGATGGGCTTCGACGTCTACGCCCCCGACTACCGCGGAACCGGTCGCTCGGCCCCGCTCGGCTGCGAGGGCCAGGACGCATCGTCGGTTTCGAAGCGCTGCCTCACCGATCTCGCCCAGATCTGGGGCGACGATCTCGCGAGCTTCTCGACGACGGGTGCAGCCCTCGACCTCGGGAACACGATCGAGCGCTTGCGTGAGCCCGACGAGAAGGTCTTCGTCTTCGGCACCTCCTACGGCACTTTCCTCGCCAACCGATACATGAACCTCTTCCCGGAGCGGGCCGATGGGGTGATCCTCGGAGGCATCTGCCCCGCCACCGGCTGCAGCGTCCGAGTCGACCGCAGCATCGATCTCGTGGCTCAGGAGACGTTCGCCGCCTGCTCCGCGGACGCCTTCTGCCGCTCCAAGCTCGGCGACGACCCTTGGCAGACCCTCGAGACGATCTACTCGAAGCTTCGACGCGGCCACTGCTCGGAGCTCGCCGGAGAGTGGAGCGACGCGGCTCTCTCGGCAATCCTCGGCGGCACCCTGGGGGAGCGGTCTCTGGCACCCGTCGCGCTTGCAACGGCGTACCGGGCTGACCGATGCGATCCCGAGGACGTCGTTGCGCTGAAGGCGCTAGGGCGCCAGGTCGCGCCGTGGATCTTCGGCCTCACCAAGGCGAACCAGCCGTACTCCGAGTATCTCTACCTGAACATCGTGATGTCGGAGTTCTTCGACGGGATCACGCCGAACGACCTCCGGGACGAGATCGATCGGCTCACGGTCGCGCCGGGCTACGGATTGGGTTACGCCGACGAGCGCGAATCCTGGCCCTGGCCGCTGTACGAGACGCCGTCCGAGCTCAAGCGCTGGGCCCCGGTGTCGACGCCGGTGCTGATGGTCAACGGCACCCTGGATTCGGCCACGCCGATCGCGGACCTGGCCGGGATCGCGGACGCCTTCTCCGGCCCCGCGCAGACCTTCGTCCGGGTGCCGAACGAGGGCCACGGCGCCGTCCTCGAGAGCTGTCCTCTCGGGATCGTGAAGGCCTTCGTGCGAGATCCGTCGGCGGAGCCGAACCTGTCCTGCCTCTTCTCCCTCCAGACCCTCGATCTTCGGGGAAGCAGCAACCTCGCGCGGCAGACCTTCGGCTCCCGCGACCTCTGGGAGAACTCCGTGCCGGCCGCGATGAGCTCCGCTCCCGCAGAGCCCGCCGAGTCCGGGGAGGAGCCGACCGACCCGGGCCTCCTGCGTGCGATCGCGAAGGGCCAGTCGGCGATCCAGCCGCGCTGGTAG
- the ltrA gene encoding group II intron reverse transcriptase/maturase, protein MAKVLERQNLQAALKRVRNNKGSPGIDGMTVDELPDYLRANWLRLREEILSGRYQPQPVRRHAIPKSGGGERQLGIPTVLDRFIQQALLQVLQPLFDPTFSEHSHGFRPRRSAHNAVREAQGYVQQGKRWVVDVDLESFFDRVNHDVLMGRLARRIGDKSVLRLIRRYLNAGIMANGVVVERYEGTPQGGPLSPLLANVLLDEVDKDLESRGLSFVRYADDCNVYVRSRRAGERVMETLRRLYSGLRLRINETKSAVARVWDRKFLGFTFWVAKGKEVRPKVARKALDAMKDRVRQITSRSGGRSLPQIAAELRAYLVGWKGYFRLAVTPGVFRDLDEWIRHRLRAVQLRQWKRGQTIYRELRARGMSEHAAARVAANGRRWWRNSAMAIHIALPNSHFDELGVPRLAA, encoded by the coding sequence ATGGCGAAGGTGCTGGAGCGCCAGAACCTTCAGGCCGCGCTGAAGCGAGTCAGGAACAACAAGGGCAGCCCAGGCATCGACGGGATGACGGTGGACGAGCTGCCGGATTACCTGCGGGCGAACTGGCTCCGGCTCCGCGAGGAGATCCTCTCGGGCCGATACCAGCCGCAGCCGGTACGACGGCACGCGATCCCAAAGAGCGGCGGTGGGGAGCGACAATTAGGCATCCCCACGGTTCTCGACCGATTCATCCAGCAAGCGCTATTGCAGGTCTTGCAGCCCCTGTTCGACCCGACCTTCTCGGAGCACAGCCACGGCTTCCGGCCCAGGCGGAGCGCGCACAACGCGGTGCGTGAAGCCCAGGGTTACGTGCAGCAAGGGAAGCGGTGGGTCGTGGACGTCGATCTGGAGAGCTTTTTCGATCGAGTGAATCACGACGTGCTGATGGGGCGGTTGGCGAGACGGATCGGCGACAAGTCGGTGTTGCGGCTCATCCGCCGCTACCTGAACGCCGGCATCATGGCGAATGGGGTGGTGGTGGAGCGGTACGAAGGGACTCCGCAGGGAGGCCCCCTCTCACCGCTACTTGCGAACGTGCTTCTCGACGAGGTCGACAAGGACCTGGAGTCCCGCGGCCTCTCTTTCGTGCGCTACGCCGACGACTGCAACGTCTACGTGCGGTCGCGGCGAGCGGGCGAACGGGTGATGGAGACGCTTCGGCGGCTCTACTCGGGACTCCGGCTCCGCATCAACGAGACGAAGAGCGCTGTGGCCAGGGTGTGGGATCGAAAGTTCCTCGGGTTCACCTTCTGGGTGGCCAAGGGAAAGGAGGTCCGACCCAAGGTCGCACGCAAGGCCCTCGACGCGATGAAGGATCGGGTTCGGCAGATCACCAGCCGGTCCGGAGGACGGAGCCTCCCGCAGATCGCGGCGGAGCTCCGGGCGTATCTGGTGGGATGGAAGGGATACTTCCGCCTCGCCGTCACGCCCGGCGTCTTCCGGGATCTCGACGAGTGGATCCGACACCGCCTACGAGCCGTACAACTCCGTCAGTGGAAACGGGGACAGACCATCTATCGGGAGCTGCGCGCGCGGGGCATGTCCGAGCACGCAGCGGCCCGGGTGGCCGCCAACGGACGCCGCTGGTGGAGGAACTCGGCCATGGCGATCCACATCGCGCTTCCCAACTCGCACTTCGACGAACTTGGAGTCCCAAGGCTCGCCGCGTAA
- the ablA gene encoding lysine 2,3-aminomutase has translation MSITANGPGPDAPVVQLNKPKVRQTCVDTKAGSGDPRPVQHIRDRFPTGGRGRAWTETPDEDWNDWQWQQRNRVTSLESLEKVIDVSAEERTAFEKSHAMFHMGITPYYAALMEPGNPNCPIRLQSVPAQGELLVLPTDLEDPLAEERDMPVPGITHRYPDRVLFYTTHNCPVYCRHCTRKRKVSDPSTAAAKKQLEDGLAYIAAHPEIRDIVISGGDPLSLSDDRLDYILGRLRAIPHVEMFRLGTRNLVTLPQRVTDDFAYMLRKHAPVFVNTHFNHPKECTAEAFEACRKLADAGAVLGNQMVLLKGVNDDPKIVKELNHKLLMMRVRPYYIYQCDLSQGISHFRTPIEKGLEIIESLRGHTSGLAVPHFVVDAPGGGGKIPLLPEYLVKREGKQVTLRNFEHKQFVYEEP, from the coding sequence ATGAGCATCACCGCCAATGGGCCCGGGCCGGACGCCCCGGTCGTCCAGCTCAACAAGCCCAAGGTGCGCCAGACCTGCGTGGACACCAAGGCCGGCAGCGGCGATCCGCGCCCCGTGCAGCACATCCGCGACCGCTTCCCCACCGGCGGCCGCGGCAGGGCCTGGACCGAGACGCCGGACGAGGATTGGAACGACTGGCAGTGGCAGCAGCGCAACCGCGTCACCTCCCTCGAGTCCCTCGAGAAGGTGATCGACGTGAGCGCCGAAGAGCGCACCGCCTTCGAGAAGTCCCACGCGATGTTCCACATGGGCATCACGCCGTACTACGCGGCGCTGATGGAGCCGGGCAACCCGAACTGCCCCATCCGCCTCCAGAGCGTGCCGGCCCAGGGCGAGCTCCTCGTGCTCCCCACGGACCTCGAGGATCCCCTCGCCGAGGAGCGGGACATGCCGGTGCCGGGCATCACGCACCGCTACCCCGACCGCGTCCTCTTCTACACCACGCACAACTGCCCGGTATACTGCCGCCACTGCACCCGGAAGCGGAAGGTCTCCGACCCCTCCACCGCCGCGGCGAAGAAGCAGCTCGAGGACGGCCTCGCGTACATCGCGGCGCACCCCGAGATCCGGGACATCGTGATCTCCGGCGGCGACCCGCTCTCGCTCTCGGACGACCGCCTCGACTACATCCTGGGCCGGCTCCGTGCGATTCCCCACGTCGAGATGTTCCGGCTGGGCACGCGCAACCTCGTCACCCTGCCCCAGCGCGTGACCGACGACTTCGCGTACATGCTCCGCAAGCACGCGCCGGTCTTCGTGAACACGCACTTCAACCACCCCAAGGAGTGCACCGCCGAGGCCTTCGAGGCCTGCCGCAAGCTCGCCGACGCGGGAGCGGTCCTCGGCAACCAGATGGTGCTCCTCAAGGGCGTGAACGACGATCCGAAGATCGTGAAGGAGCTCAACCACAAGCTCCTCATGATGCGGGTGCGCCCCTACTACATCTACCAGTGCGACCTCTCGCAGGGCATCTCGCACTTCCGCACGCCGATCGAGAAGGGCCTCGAGATCATCGAGTCGCTCCGCGGCCACACCTCGGGCCTCGCGGTTCCCCACTTTGTGGTCGACGCCCCGGGCGGCGGCGGCAAGATCCCGCTCCTCCCCGAGTACCTGGTGAAGCGCGAGGGCAAGCAGGTCACGCTCCGCAACTTCGAGCACAAGCAGTTCGTCTACGAGGAGCCGTAG
- a CDS encoding amidohydrolase family protein, which produces MRNLAALAAGLLLIVSGTASADETLYYGGSIFTGEGEAPSARWFVVRDGAFAAVGDDPGVPEAWAHLESQVDLGGAFVAPGFVDAHIHFVDGGLGLLHTDLAGLHTEADLSRALAEAEARAQERGWILARGLVEGGAGAGEALGHVRRLLADKGPAFVTLAGGHHVFVNPAGLARLGIDAGTPDPEGGRIERGPDGTPTGLLVDAAAWSAQRAVYETFSPGLIARAMLRAQRRALAFGITAIGDNTFFPVHLALYERLAAAGHLHLRVSARSLGAEPMTRLLMSAAVGPRVRYFGEKHFVDESLSQPALDAPAKPPAMPPAMPGGEPHLTQAQLEETLLFAAGAGTAFHTQGREGAERLAAARLAVASRRPPGKVDVIDHCGSCGGDLPAKLKQAGLRVTVLPSQLYELPAFEKRYGAEATRDLLPLRALYDAGLEPALTSDWPHGYAADGTREALAPLSQVAVAVSGRTPAGNEIPGAASRTIPLAGALRGVTASAADTIGWSDLGRIGEGAAADFVILDRSPFGIPAAELHRLEVDATFIDGIPVFRRTDSREGRAMREAMSRAEALSASIASNPEDVVDDPLGDAEPVVARGSADGPGAARNAGATPEGARFEDGRGEMDAEATLDAEIASAFDSKPHSWNLSPIIGYDPTLGLFLGASLFVHSFEDEGWNGGGSAMYAARQESAQVLGNIQRRRAFGPVAAHLAFRFETLHTSFFGLGSDTSVDDSVETRPTWVELRPGLRLPLGRRWEAGVYASYAWLRERSADRIIELQGQNAGVVNGNYFGPRFELVWDGRDNPLSARKGSLFSAWTNTWLVQGGQDAPRLTMGATIAHFVPLRAPDWILALRLEGGTSVGDRGYLTDFTLGGQDRLRGYSISRFRGDHVVDGTAELRFPIWRLISGAAFADAGRVWAKGVPEPDRPLVISGGGGLRFGLPPEGLARLRLDAGFGRDEWGIFFTFGEAF; this is translated from the coding sequence TTGAGAAATCTCGCCGCTCTGGCCGCAGGCCTGCTTCTGATCGTCTCCGGCACCGCCTCGGCGGATGAGACCCTCTATTACGGAGGGTCGATCTTCACCGGAGAGGGCGAGGCCCCTTCTGCACGATGGTTCGTCGTGCGGGACGGTGCCTTCGCCGCAGTGGGCGACGACCCGGGCGTGCCGGAGGCCTGGGCCCACCTCGAGAGCCAGGTCGATCTAGGGGGCGCCTTCGTGGCGCCCGGCTTCGTCGACGCCCACATCCACTTCGTGGACGGCGGCCTCGGACTCCTCCACACCGACCTCGCCGGCCTGCACACCGAGGCCGACCTGAGCCGGGCGCTCGCGGAGGCGGAAGCCCGGGCCCAGGAGCGGGGCTGGATCCTTGCGCGAGGCCTCGTGGAAGGCGGCGCCGGCGCCGGTGAGGCGCTGGGGCACGTCCGCAGGCTCCTGGCCGACAAGGGCCCCGCCTTCGTGACCCTCGCGGGCGGCCACCACGTCTTCGTCAATCCGGCGGGCCTGGCGCGCCTGGGCATCGACGCCGGTACCCCGGATCCCGAGGGCGGCCGAATCGAGCGGGGACCGGACGGCACTCCGACCGGCCTCCTCGTCGACGCCGCGGCCTGGAGCGCCCAGCGCGCGGTGTACGAGACCTTCTCCCCGGGCCTGATCGCCCGCGCCATGCTGCGCGCCCAGCGCCGCGCGCTGGCCTTCGGCATCACCGCCATCGGCGACAACACCTTCTTCCCCGTCCATCTCGCCCTGTACGAGCGCCTCGCGGCGGCGGGCCACCTTCACCTCCGGGTGTCGGCGCGCTCCCTCGGGGCCGAGCCGATGACGCGCTTGCTGATGTCAGCGGCCGTTGGCCCGCGTGTCCGCTACTTCGGCGAGAAGCACTTCGTCGACGAGTCGCTCTCGCAGCCCGCGTTGGACGCGCCCGCGAAGCCCCCCGCGATGCCCCCCGCGATGCCTGGTGGCGAGCCGCACCTCACCCAGGCCCAGCTCGAGGAGACCCTCCTCTTCGCCGCCGGCGCGGGGACCGCCTTCCACACCCAGGGCCGCGAGGGAGCCGAGCGCCTCGCCGCCGCGCGCCTGGCGGTCGCGTCCCGGCGGCCTCCCGGCAAGGTCGACGTGATCGATCACTGCGGGAGCTGCGGGGGCGACCTCCCCGCCAAGCTGAAGCAGGCCGGCCTCCGGGTGACGGTGCTGCCCTCCCAGCTCTACGAGCTCCCCGCCTTCGAGAAGCGCTATGGCGCCGAGGCCACGCGGGACCTCCTGCCGCTGCGCGCGCTCTACGACGCGGGCCTGGAGCCCGCCCTCACCAGCGACTGGCCCCACGGCTACGCCGCCGATGGCACGCGGGAAGCGCTCGCGCCCCTCTCCCAGGTCGCCGTGGCGGTCTCGGGCCGCACCCCCGCCGGCAACGAGATCCCAGGCGCTGCGTCCCGCACGATCCCGCTGGCCGGCGCGCTCCGCGGCGTCACCGCGTCGGCCGCAGACACGATCGGCTGGAGTGACCTCGGCCGGATCGGGGAGGGTGCTGCCGCCGACTTCGTGATCCTCGATCGCTCGCCCTTCGGCATTCCTGCCGCGGAGCTCCACCGGCTGGAGGTCGACGCCACCTTCATCGACGGGATCCCCGTCTTCCGCCGCACGGACTCTCGTGAGGGCAGGGCGATGCGCGAGGCCATGTCGCGGGCGGAGGCCCTCTCCGCTTCGATCGCGTCGAATCCCGAGGACGTCGTGGACGATCCGCTCGGCGACGCAGAGCCGGTCGTCGCGCGGGGATCCGCGGATGGCCCGGGCGCGGCTCGGAACGCGGGCGCGACCCCCGAAGGCGCCCGGTTCGAAGATGGCCGGGGCGAGATGGACGCGGAGGCGACGCTCGACGCGGAGATCGCCTCGGCGTTCGATTCGAAGCCCCACTCGTGGAATCTGTCGCCGATCATCGGCTACGACCCCACCCTCGGCCTGTTCCTCGGAGCCTCCCTCTTCGTTCATTCCTTCGAGGACGAGGGTTGGAATGGGGGCGGCTCGGCCATGTACGCGGCCAGGCAGGAGTCCGCCCAGGTCTTGGGCAACATCCAGCGGCGCCGTGCCTTCGGCCCGGTCGCCGCCCACCTCGCCTTCCGCTTCGAGACGCTCCATACGAGCTTCTTCGGGCTTGGAAGCGACACCTCCGTCGACGACTCCGTCGAGACCCGGCCGACCTGGGTCGAGCTCCGTCCCGGCCTGAGGCTCCCGCTGGGGCGGCGCTGGGAGGCCGGCGTCTACGCTTCCTACGCCTGGCTGCGCGAGCGTTCCGCCGATCGGATCATCGAGCTCCAGGGGCAGAACGCCGGCGTGGTGAACGGGAACTACTTCGGCCCGCGTTTCGAGCTCGTCTGGGACGGCCGCGACAATCCCTTGTCCGCGCGCAAGGGCAGCTTGTTCTCGGCGTGGACCAACACCTGGCTCGTCCAGGGAGGCCAGGACGCGCCGCGTCTGACGATGGGTGCAACGATCGCTCACTTCGTTCCGCTGCGGGCCCCGGACTGGATCCTCGCCCTCCGCCTCGAGGGAGGCACCAGCGTCGGCGACCGCGGCTATCTCACCGACTTCACCCTCGGCGGCCAGGATCGGCTCCGCGGCTACTCGATCAGCCGCTTCCGAGGCGACCACGTCGTCGATGGCACCGCCGAGCTCCGCTTCCCGATCTGGCGCTTGATCTCCGGAGCCGCCTTCGCCGACGCCGGCCGCGTTTGGGCAAAGGGCGTCCCCGAGCCCGATCGCCCGCTCGTTATCTCCGGGGGCGGCGGCCTTCGCTTTGGCCTTCCTCCTGAGGGCCTGGCGAGGCTGCGCTTGGACGCCGGCTTCGGCCGCGACGAGTGGGGCATCTTCTTCACCTTCGGCGAAGCCTTCTGA